Proteins encoded within one genomic window of Acidovorax sp. 107:
- a CDS encoding oxygenase MpaB family protein, translating into MSSKPLSTRMPTADLAPMQHHADLLADETIAKILGPWPATDVAADAPQWAHINTVNLLFSQWTDNATLASWHATEGPVQVGEGDQAAKGYVTAEMAEALNHYVQTAQVLPPWADARKIERAEKLFMDHGALSCILLFCASLPECYVVPDLSSVLHTTGQLEQNTEYRIRSTAAMIFPVMLHGGLSSRGAGVAQVLKVRLIHATVRNLILHGSPEHAMAQWQAGGDGLVAPRAAPMGGGRSVMYQTLYARGWNLAAKGLPCNQEELAYTLLTFGYVFLRSLRRLGLGLPPGDEEAYLHAWNVVGHILGIDRALMVETMPQGDALMALMQARGRAEPVTPDPRPALGQALMQTMAKALPWRIVKPFPQLMTRYLCGRATAEDLGLNQPVPWLSALLFWGVLLLARAIDTVVGLLLPRFSIVRMLTRALGYHFMSRVLMSQTRPLQLPTELLNQVDTVVHSWSDDPHAPRWLNRIEDRLTTSGSWSLGLAAKAQPTQPGQVAPSGTAQQAT; encoded by the coding sequence ATGAGCAGCAAACCCCTCAGCACCCGCATGCCCACCGCCGACCTCGCCCCCATGCAACACCACGCCGACCTCCTGGCCGACGAGACGATTGCCAAGATCCTCGGGCCCTGGCCCGCCACCGACGTGGCCGCCGACGCCCCGCAATGGGCGCACATCAACACGGTGAACCTGCTGTTCAGCCAGTGGACGGACAACGCCACGCTGGCCAGCTGGCACGCGACCGAAGGCCCGGTACAAGTGGGCGAAGGCGACCAGGCCGCCAAGGGGTATGTCACCGCTGAGATGGCCGAGGCACTGAACCACTATGTGCAAACCGCCCAGGTGCTGCCGCCCTGGGCCGATGCCCGCAAGATAGAGCGTGCCGAAAAGCTCTTCATGGACCACGGAGCGCTGTCGTGCATTCTGCTGTTCTGTGCCAGCCTGCCCGAGTGCTATGTGGTGCCGGACCTGTCGAGCGTGCTGCACACCACCGGCCAGCTGGAGCAGAACACCGAGTACCGCATCCGCTCCACGGCGGCCATGATCTTCCCGGTGATGCTGCACGGAGGTCTCAGTTCACGGGGCGCGGGCGTAGCGCAGGTGCTCAAGGTACGGCTGATCCACGCCACCGTGCGCAACCTCATCCTGCATGGCAGCCCAGAACATGCGATGGCGCAATGGCAGGCGGGCGGAGACGGCCTAGTGGCACCGCGCGCGGCCCCCATGGGTGGCGGCCGGTCGGTGATGTACCAGACACTGTACGCACGCGGCTGGAACCTCGCCGCCAAAGGCCTGCCTTGCAACCAGGAGGAGCTGGCCTACACGCTGCTGACCTTCGGCTACGTGTTCCTGCGCAGCCTGCGCCGCCTGGGCCTCGGGCTGCCTCCCGGCGACGAAGAGGCCTACCTGCATGCCTGGAACGTGGTGGGCCACATCCTGGGCATTGACCGCGCCCTGATGGTGGAGACCATGCCGCAGGGCGATGCACTGATGGCGCTGATGCAGGCCCGCGGCCGCGCCGAGCCGGTGACACCCGATCCGCGCCCTGCACTGGGCCAGGCGCTGATGCAGACCATGGCGAAGGCATTGCCGTGGCGCATCGTCAAGCCCTTCCCGCAGCTCATGACCCGCTACCTGTGCGGCCGCGCGACTGCGGAGGACCTGGGGCTGAACCAGCCAGTGCCCTGGCTGTCGGCCCTGCTGTTCTGGGGCGTGCTGCTGCTGGCGCGTGCCATCGACACCGTGGTAGGGCTGCTGCTGCCGCGTTTTTCGATTGTGCGCATGCTCACGCGGGCGCTGGGCTACCACTTCATGAGCCGGGTATTGATGAGCCAGACACGCCCGCTGCAACTGCCCACCGAGCTGCTCAACCAGGTGGACACCGTGGTGCACAGCTGGAGCGACGACCCCCATGCCCCCCGCTGGCTCAACCGCATCGAGGACCGGCTGACCACTTCTGGCAGCTGGAGCCTGGGCCTGGCCGCAAAGGCGCAGCCCACACAGCCTGGCCAGGTTGCCCCGTCGGGCACAGCGCAGCAAGCCACCTAG
- a CDS encoding diguanylate cyclase, protein MLVLAMPTARAADPQPLMLPDDARPVNVWSAAMLLTDPSLQWGVQDVLGHLQDFAEPPSRGGSLGVRKEAVWLRLPLMSRVPSGNEWIVNIDFAVLNEVDVYLATGGRVVQHAALGNLRPYSERPLRGRTPAMTLDLAADTPYELLIRVQTSGAMILPITLSKAPYLVHRSLREQMFQGVLAGLALCLVVYSFTQWVSQREKLFLYYCMLVVGSAGFSLQFFGVGTQFLWSDRLWIEVHAAGAAGLLAIAGSFLFMGHALMGHLPHSRFQRVMQAGAVLSLVLLAAFLLGLINTRTTTAIISILGPLPSLISLPIAVARARQGDSVSTTLLAAWVAYFTAAVAMVCLVQGLLPVNFWTLHSFQLGAAADMLLFLRVLGQRSAALRHAASEALRERDTMRSLAYTDSLTGLCNRRGMQMALQTALAQANPQHLVALYLMDLDGFKPVNDTYGHDVGDDLLVAVGQRLQANVRQHTDLVARLGGDEFIVMARDLTTPEQAQELGRALLHAFEKPFRLSQRSIQVGLTIGYALAPLDSGDAQHLVRLADAAMYAGKEGGKHCLRRNPGELALTS, encoded by the coding sequence ATGCTGGTGCTGGCCATGCCCACGGCGCGGGCGGCGGACCCGCAGCCCTTGATGCTGCCGGACGACGCCCGCCCGGTGAACGTCTGGTCGGCAGCCATGCTGCTGACCGACCCCTCTTTGCAATGGGGCGTGCAGGACGTACTGGGGCACTTGCAGGATTTTGCCGAGCCCCCCAGCCGCGGCGGGAGCCTGGGCGTGCGCAAGGAGGCCGTCTGGCTGCGCCTGCCCCTGATGTCCCGGGTGCCATCAGGCAACGAGTGGATCGTCAACATCGACTTTGCGGTGCTCAACGAGGTGGATGTTTACCTGGCCACCGGCGGCCGGGTGGTGCAGCACGCCGCACTGGGCAACCTGCGGCCCTACTCCGAGCGCCCATTGCGGGGCCGCACACCAGCGATGACACTGGATCTGGCGGCGGATACGCCCTATGAATTGCTGATCCGGGTGCAGACCTCGGGCGCGATGATCCTGCCCATCACCCTGAGCAAGGCGCCTTACCTGGTGCACCGCTCGCTGCGCGAGCAGATGTTCCAGGGGGTGCTGGCCGGGCTGGCCCTGTGCCTGGTGGTCTACAGCTTCACCCAATGGGTGAGCCAGCGCGAAAAGCTGTTCCTCTACTACTGCATGCTGGTGGTGGGCAGTGCGGGGTTCTCTCTGCAGTTCTTTGGCGTCGGCACCCAGTTTCTCTGGAGCGACCGGCTCTGGATCGAAGTCCACGCAGCGGGAGCGGCCGGGCTGCTGGCCATTGCAGGCTCGTTCCTCTTCATGGGCCACGCGTTGATGGGTCACCTGCCGCACAGCCGCTTCCAGCGAGTGATGCAGGCGGGCGCAGTGCTGAGTCTGGTACTGCTGGCAGCGTTCCTGCTGGGCCTCATCAACACCCGGACGACCACCGCCATCATCAGCATCCTGGGCCCCCTGCCCTCGCTCATCAGCCTGCCCATTGCCGTAGCACGGGCACGCCAGGGGGACTCGGTCAGCACCACGCTGCTGGCGGCCTGGGTGGCGTACTTCACGGCGGCTGTGGCCATGGTGTGCCTGGTGCAAGGCCTGCTGCCGGTCAACTTCTGGACGCTGCACTCCTTCCAGCTCGGCGCTGCGGCAGACATGCTGCTGTTCCTGCGGGTGCTCGGGCAACGCTCCGCGGCCTTGCGCCATGCGGCCTCCGAAGCGCTGCGCGAGCGCGACACCATGCGCTCGCTGGCCTACACCGACTCGCTCACCGGACTGTGCAACCGGCGTGGCATGCAGATGGCCCTGCAAACGGCGCTGGCGCAGGCCAACCCCCAACACCTGGTGGCCCTCTACCTCATGGACCTCGACGGGTTCAAGCCGGTCAACGACACCTATGGCCACGATGTAGGGGACGACCTGCTGGTGGCCGTGGGCCAAAGGCTGCAGGCCAATGTGCGGCAGCACACCGACCTGGTGGCACGACTGGGAGGGGATGAGTTCATCGTCATGGCGCGTGATCTGACCACCCCCGAACAAGCCCAGGAGCTGGGGCGGGCCCTGCTGCACGCGTTTGAAAAACCTTTCCGGCTGAGCCAGCGGTCGATCCAGGTCGGGCTGACCATTGGCTACGCGCTGGCTCCGCTGGACAGTGGCGACGCGCAGCACCTGGTCCGGCTCGCAGACGCTGCCATGTACGCCGGCAAGGAAGGCGGCAAACACTGCCTCCGCCGCAACCCAGGCGAACTGGCGCTGACATCATGA
- a CDS encoding diguanylate cyclase, with protein sequence MIHARPRGSMHSPVVANRRGYTAGLLLAVLWLVSALASLASAAPLDLRDDRPSIEAWPAVTVLPDPSGTLLVDDALAAAARFEAPPGTSGTLGVRAEPVWVRIPLAVHATSNGLWVLDIDYPVLQRIEVYLISDGHVTLQTTLGSLQPYTQRPLRSRTHALPLAMLPGHAYDLLLRVETRGAMVLPITLNKPTAWHSKSLNEQMLQGILTGLALCLLIYSLAQWINLRDVLFIQYALLIAGSLLFSLHLFGLGTQYLWRDMPWVELHAASLAALTATCGSFLFISQALAGDRPRNWLLRSMRGGAVLCVVLAALYALDLLSTRAVAGIVSILGLVPALLGIPGAVRRARLGDPVGSTLLLAWLLYFLATATVIGVIRGWVPVNFWTLHSFQFGATLDMLLFMRVLGLRTKALRLEALDANRERDVMRSLAHTDPLTGLPNRRGLNISLASALSRCSTEKMLAVYVMDLDGFKPVNDRHGHDVGDELLVAVTRRLQGHVRQSDLVARLGGDEFVVMAGQLQSMQQAQELGHKLLDAFRSPFSLNNVQVEIGLTIGYAIAPHDSTDAIGLLKLADAAMYSGKQGGKFCLRRNTGDLALSSS encoded by the coding sequence ATGATCCACGCGCGCCCCCGCGGCTCCATGCACTCCCCGGTCGTTGCCAACCGCCGGGGGTACACCGCTGGCCTGCTGCTGGCGGTGCTCTGGCTGGTGAGCGCCCTGGCCTCCCTTGCCAGCGCAGCGCCGCTGGACCTGCGGGATGACCGGCCCTCGATCGAGGCCTGGCCCGCAGTCACCGTGCTGCCGGATCCATCAGGCACCCTGCTGGTGGACGACGCGCTGGCCGCGGCGGCACGCTTTGAGGCGCCTCCCGGCACCAGCGGCACCCTGGGCGTGCGGGCCGAGCCAGTCTGGGTGCGCATTCCGCTCGCGGTGCACGCCACGTCCAACGGTCTCTGGGTGCTGGACATCGACTACCCCGTGCTGCAACGCATCGAGGTGTACCTCATCTCGGACGGCCATGTGACCTTGCAAACCACGCTGGGCAGCCTGCAGCCTTACACCCAGCGCCCGCTGCGCAGCCGCACCCACGCCCTGCCGCTGGCCATGTTGCCCGGACACGCCTACGACCTGCTGCTGCGCGTGGAGACCCGGGGCGCAATGGTGCTGCCCATCACCCTGAACAAGCCCACCGCCTGGCACAGCAAGTCGCTGAACGAGCAGATGCTGCAAGGCATCCTCACCGGGCTGGCGTTGTGCCTGCTGATCTACAGCCTGGCGCAATGGATCAACCTGCGCGACGTGCTGTTCATCCAGTACGCACTGCTCATTGCGGGCAGCCTGCTGTTTTCACTGCACCTGTTTGGCCTGGGCACGCAGTACCTGTGGCGCGACATGCCCTGGGTGGAGCTGCATGCCGCCAGCCTGGCCGCGCTCACGGCCACCTGCGGCTCCTTTCTCTTCATCAGCCAGGCCCTGGCCGGAGACCGCCCCCGCAACTGGCTGCTGCGCAGCATGCGTGGGGGCGCAGTGCTGTGCGTGGTGCTGGCCGCGCTGTATGCACTGGACCTGCTCAGCACCCGCGCAGTGGCAGGCATCGTCAGCATCCTGGGGCTGGTGCCAGCGCTCCTGGGGATTCCGGGGGCAGTACGCCGCGCAAGGCTGGGGGACCCGGTCGGCTCCACCTTGCTGCTCGCCTGGCTGCTGTACTTTCTGGCGACTGCCACGGTCATCGGTGTGATCCGGGGCTGGGTGCCGGTGAACTTCTGGACCCTGCACTCCTTCCAGTTTGGCGCCACGCTCGACATGCTGCTCTTCATGCGCGTGCTCGGCTTGCGCACCAAGGCCCTGCGCCTGGAGGCGCTGGACGCCAACCGCGAGCGTGACGTGATGCGCTCGCTGGCCCACACCGATCCACTCACCGGCCTGCCCAACCGGCGTGGGCTCAACATCTCGCTGGCTTCTGCGCTGTCGCGCTGCAGCACAGAAAAAATGCTGGCGGTGTATGTGATGGACCTGGACGGATTCAAGCCCGTCAACGACCGGCACGGTCACGACGTGGGTGATGAGCTGCTGGTGGCCGTGACCCGGCGCCTGCAAGGCCATGTGCGCCAGAGCGACCTGGTGGCGCGCCTGGGCGGCGACGAGTTCGTGGTGATGGCCGGGCAGCTGCAGAGCATGCAACAGGCGCAAGAGCTGGGGCACAAACTGCTGGATGCGTTCCGCTCGCCGTTTTCGCTGAACAACGTGCAGGTAGAGATCGGGCTGACCATTGGCTATGCCATCGCCCCGCACGACAGCACCGACGCCATCGGCCTGCTCAAGCTGGCCGACGCCGCCATGTACAGCGGCAAGCAGGGCGGCAAGTTCTGCTTGCGGCG
- a CDS encoding carotenoid biosynthesis protein, whose product MPAPPPTAGRLPALSFALLAAFVIATAVRTHNDTTIAIVIASVLMFACCWASAAHLLGTRAALQFVAIAVSLGWFAEQMGSSRGWFFGHYTYTDVLGPRLLDVPLVIPMMWFALTYAGYVISNLIVWQSAVDGAPGLGNAAMLSFLAAMIVTAFDLGADPYFVYTLKAWIMAKTDGAWFGETVQGFFGWVFVAFVILFSFRMSVRQLAPQPASPFLRRHAMVPLAIYASGMVFQMILGNPVEIRSIAPFAMGIPLLCALAGFQRWRAPGKVAA is encoded by the coding sequence ATGCCTGCACCGCCCCCGACGGCCGGGCGCCTACCCGCGCTCAGCTTTGCCCTGCTGGCCGCCTTTGTGATCGCAACGGCGGTACGCACCCACAACGACACGACCATCGCCATCGTCATCGCCTCGGTGCTGATGTTTGCCTGCTGCTGGGCCAGTGCCGCGCACTTGCTGGGCACCCGCGCTGCGCTGCAGTTTGTGGCGATTGCGGTCAGCCTGGGCTGGTTTGCCGAGCAGATGGGCTCCAGCCGGGGCTGGTTCTTTGGGCACTACACCTACACCGACGTGCTGGGCCCGCGCCTGCTGGACGTGCCGCTGGTCATCCCCATGATGTGGTTTGCGCTGACGTATGCGGGCTACGTGATCAGCAACCTCATCGTCTGGCAATCCGCGGTGGACGGTGCGCCGGGCCTCGGCAATGCCGCCATGCTGTCATTTCTGGCCGCCATGATCGTGACCGCGTTCGATCTGGGCGCAGACCCCTACTTTGTGTACACCCTCAAGGCCTGGATCATGGCCAAGACCGATGGCGCTTGGTTTGGCGAAACGGTACAGGGCTTTTTTGGCTGGGTGTTCGTGGCCTTTGTGATCCTCTTCAGCTTTCGCATGTCAGTCCGCCAGCTGGCACCGCAACCCGCCAGCCCCTTCCTGCGGCGGCACGCGATGGTGCCGCTGGCCATCTATGCCTCTGGCATGGTGTTCCAGATGATTCTGGGCAACCCGGTGGAAATCCGATCCATCGCACCCTTCGCCATGGGTATCCCGCTGCTCTGCGCGCTGGCGGGCTTCCAACGCTGGCGCGCACCGGGTAAGGTCGCGGCATGA
- a CDS encoding diguanylate cyclase, which translates to MHPPLRNLPMLARLRRARCGVAGFVLCLLALLALPWGVHAAEPLVLTQDTPQVDAWGAITLKADPTSELTVQDMLGRLDEFEAPTRRGNSLGLHKAAIWLHIPLIAPETPRTPWVVNIGYSSLRAEMYLASGGKVLQQIRTSPSEQTQQSSRTPAMVFDLRAGQPYDLLIRVQATGPLILPITVSEMPHHMRQALGEQMLQGLLNGLAFCLLAYSLIQWVTQRDPMFGFYALVVLGSAGFSLQFFGIGPQYLWPGNPWMDRYSGPAAGLIALAGSFLFLGNTLAGNAPGSRYARTMRVGAAITAVVCVAVVIGWLSVPIAIAFLSLAAPLPSLFSLPAALTRVRQKDPIGATLLVAWIAYGVAAGVMVCLVQGWVPANFWTLHSFQLGATADMLLFFRVMGLRARAVKAQAQEAMRERDLMHSLAHTDPLTGLSNRRGLQHALHAALAHCSPQRLVAVYLMDLDGFKPVNDAHGHDVGDDLLVAVGHRLQANVRHQTDLVARLGGDEFIIMARDLATPEQAEDLGRSLLRAFEHPFTLSHLRIQVGLTIGYALAPIDSDDPQGLLRHADAAMYAGKQGGKHSVRRITTTTPALA; encoded by the coding sequence ATGCACCCACCGCTGCGCAACCTCCCGATGCTGGCCCGCCTCAGGCGCGCGCGTTGCGGCGTGGCAGGCTTTGTGCTGTGTCTTCTGGCGCTCCTGGCCCTGCCTTGGGGTGTGCACGCGGCCGAGCCCCTGGTGCTCACGCAAGACACGCCGCAAGTGGACGCCTGGGGGGCCATCACGCTCAAGGCGGACCCCACCTCCGAGCTCACGGTGCAGGACATGCTGGGCCGCCTGGACGAGTTCGAGGCGCCCACCCGGCGCGGCAATTCGCTGGGGCTGCACAAGGCAGCGATCTGGCTGCACATTCCCCTTATCGCACCCGAGACGCCGCGCACTCCGTGGGTGGTCAATATCGGCTACAGCTCGCTGAGGGCCGAGATGTACCTGGCCAGCGGCGGCAAGGTGCTGCAGCAAATCCGCACCAGCCCGTCCGAGCAGACGCAGCAATCCAGCCGCACGCCCGCAATGGTGTTCGACCTGCGGGCCGGGCAGCCTTACGACCTGTTGATACGGGTGCAGGCCACCGGGCCGCTGATCCTGCCCATCACGGTCAGCGAAATGCCGCATCACATGCGCCAGGCCCTGGGCGAGCAGATGCTGCAGGGCTTGCTCAACGGGCTGGCATTCTGCCTGCTGGCGTACAGCCTGATCCAGTGGGTGACGCAGCGCGACCCCATGTTCGGCTTTTATGCGCTGGTCGTGCTCGGCAGTGCAGGCTTCTCGCTGCAATTTTTCGGCATCGGCCCGCAGTACCTGTGGCCTGGCAATCCGTGGATGGACCGGTATTCGGGCCCGGCGGCAGGGTTGATAGCGCTCGCCGGCTCGTTCCTCTTCCTGGGCAACACCCTGGCGGGCAACGCGCCGGGCAGCCGGTATGCACGCACCATGCGCGTGGGCGCCGCAATCACGGCAGTGGTCTGCGTCGCCGTCGTGATCGGCTGGTTGAGCGTGCCCATCGCCATCGCCTTCCTGAGCCTGGCGGCCCCGCTGCCATCCCTCTTCAGCCTGCCAGCGGCCCTCACCCGGGTGCGGCAAAAGGACCCCATTGGCGCGACCCTGCTGGTGGCCTGGATTGCCTACGGTGTGGCCGCGGGCGTGATGGTGTGCCTGGTGCAGGGCTGGGTGCCGGCCAACTTCTGGACGCTGCACTCGTTCCAGCTTGGCGCCACGGCAGACATGCTGCTGTTCTTTCGTGTGATGGGCCTGCGCGCCCGGGCCGTGAAGGCGCAAGCCCAGGAGGCCATGCGCGAGCGCGACCTGATGCACTCGCTGGCCCATACCGATCCGCTCACGGGCCTGAGCAACCGGCGTGGCCTGCAGCATGCGCTGCATGCGGCGCTGGCCCACTGTTCGCCGCAGCGGCTGGTGGCCGTGTACCTCATGGATCTGGACGGATTCAAGCCTGTCAATGACGCGCACGGCCACGATGTGGGCGATGACCTGCTGGTGGCGGTGGGCCACCGCCTGCAGGCCAATGTGCGACACCAGACCGACCTGGTCGCCCGGCTCGGCGGCGATGAATTCATCATCATGGCCCGCGACCTGGCCACGCCCGAGCAGGCCGAGGACCTGGGCCGCTCGCTCCTTCGGGCGTTCGAGCATCCCTTCACACTGAGCCATCTGCGCATCCAGGTGGGCCTGACCATCGGGTACGCACTGGCCCCCATCGACAGTGACGATCCGCAGGGTCTGCTGCGGCACGCAGACGCCGCGATGTACGCGGGCAAACAAGGCGGCAAGCACTCGGTGCGTCGCATCACCACCACCACGCCGGCGCTCGCGTGA
- a CDS encoding alpha/beta fold hydrolase: MLPIVFSHANSFPASTYRVLFKHLKSRGFEVSAVERYGHEPQYPVTNNWPHLVQHLADFATVQVQRLGQPVFLVGHSLGGFLSVMAAARHPELVRGVLLIDSPLIGGWKANVVSVAKRTQVVGSISPGRVSRQRRFSWASSEEALEHFRKKKAFARWHPEVLQDYITHGLQDQDGKRVLGFDRAVETAIYNTLPHNLGRLLSKHPLQCPAAFIGGRDSEEMKQVGMAMTLRITEGRTMMLDGSHLFPMEQPVATAAAIEAALLNLATLTPDRR, encoded by the coding sequence ATGCTCCCCATCGTTTTCTCGCACGCCAACAGCTTTCCGGCCAGCACCTACCGCGTGCTGTTCAAGCACCTCAAGAGCCGGGGTTTTGAGGTCAGCGCGGTCGAACGCTATGGCCACGAACCGCAATACCCCGTCACCAACAACTGGCCGCACCTGGTGCAGCACCTGGCCGACTTTGCGACGGTACAGGTGCAGCGCCTGGGCCAGCCGGTATTCCTGGTGGGGCATTCGCTGGGCGGGTTTTTGAGCGTGATGGCCGCCGCCCGCCACCCTGAACTGGTGCGCGGCGTGCTGCTGATCGACTCGCCGCTCATTGGCGGCTGGAAGGCCAACGTGGTCAGCGTGGCCAAGCGCACCCAGGTGGTGGGCTCGATCTCGCCGGGCCGCGTCAGCCGCCAGCGTCGCTTCAGCTGGGCCAGCAGCGAAGAAGCGCTGGAGCACTTTCGCAAGAAGAAGGCCTTTGCACGCTGGCACCCCGAGGTGTTGCAGGATTACATCACCCACGGGCTCCAGGATCAGGATGGCAAGCGGGTGCTGGGCTTTGACCGGGCGGTGGAAACCGCCATCTACAACACCCTGCCCCACAACCTGGGCCGGCTGCTGAGCAAGCACCCGCTGCAGTGCCCCGCCGCCTTCATCGGCGGGCGCGACTCCGAAGAGATGAAGCAGGTCGGCATGGCCATGACCCTGCGCATCACCGAGGGCCGCACCATGATGCTGGACGGCAGCCACCTGTTTCCCATGGAGCAGCCGGTGGCCACTGCGGCCGCCATCGAGGCGGCGCTGCTCAACCTCGCCACGCTCACGCCCGACCGGCGCTGA
- a CDS encoding proteasome-type protease, whose protein sequence is MTYCVAIKLNAGLVFLSDSRTNAGLDQISSFRKMMVYEKAGDRFMVLLSAGNLSISQSVREILQTEQIKDGESGEAITIWNAKSMFDAARVLGAAVRHVHERDGAALKRSGVDFNVSMVFGGQIKGEGMRLFQVYSAGNFIEATSETPYFQVGESKYGKPVLDRVLTPETPLDEAAKCALVSMDSTLKSNLSVGLPLDLVVYEADRFATDKVICIDENNPYFRMLHDSWGQKLRQVFDSIEDPAWSGGATEVPIMVTPSRSKPLKKITNHTDRLI, encoded by the coding sequence ATGACGTACTGCGTCGCCATCAAACTCAACGCCGGACTCGTCTTCCTGTCCGATTCCCGCACCAACGCCGGCCTGGACCAGATCAGCTCGTTTCGCAAGATGATGGTCTATGAGAAGGCGGGCGACCGCTTCATGGTGCTGCTGTCGGCGGGCAACCTGTCCATCTCGCAGTCGGTGCGCGAGATCTTGCAGACCGAGCAGATCAAGGACGGCGAGTCGGGCGAGGCCATCACCATCTGGAACGCCAAGAGCATGTTTGACGCCGCCCGCGTGCTGGGTGCTGCCGTGCGCCACGTGCACGAGCGCGACGGCGCTGCCCTCAAGCGCTCAGGCGTGGACTTCAATGTGTCCATGGTGTTTGGCGGCCAGATCAAGGGCGAAGGCATGCGCCTGTTCCAGGTGTACTCGGCGGGCAATTTCATCGAAGCGACGTCGGAGACGCCATACTTCCAGGTGGGCGAATCCAAATACGGCAAGCCCGTGCTCGACCGCGTGCTGACCCCCGAGACCCCGCTGGACGAGGCCGCCAAGTGCGCGCTGGTGTCGATGGACAGCACGCTCAAGTCCAACCTGTCGGTGGGCCTGCCGCTGGACCTGGTGGTGTACGAAGCAGACCGCTTTGCCACCGACAAGGTGATCTGCATCGACGAGAACAACCCGTATTTCCGCATGCTGCACGACAGCTGGGGCCAGAAGCTGCGCCAGGTGTTCGACAGCATCGAAGACCCCGCCTGGAGCGGCGGCGCCACCGAGGTGCCGATCATGGTCACCCCATCGCGCAGCAAGCCGCTCAAGAAGATCACCAACCACACCGACCGGCTGATCTGA